A genomic window from Streptomyces sp. WMMC940 includes:
- a CDS encoding cytochrome P450 → MTAESARPGPDPVVPGPRRLPGLGNLPAFARDPLGFFVRLRDRGDLVEWRLGPQRALFVSRPEHIGELLKGVETVFRHPELGWAFKLLLGDGVVTSEGPAWRRKRALVQPAVRPRQVRSYARTMADCAARLADAWQPGQRVDVRREMLALTQRIAVRTLFGAETTGRERVIGSAMEVAQRAIGAEFRGLTLFLPTRVATPGRRALHRAVEVIDAEVGRVTEERRRGGEEDRDDLLSRLLAARDEKGRPLSDREVRDEAVTLYIGGHETTGTTLAWAWYLLSRNPGARARLSRELAEVLGGRTPGFDDLRLLPYTEQVVKETLRLYPPVWLMTGIAKEGSALGGLPLPEGTVVWSSQWSAHRDPRWFPEPGAFRPERWGADAEPAVPDHAWFPFGGGARACLGARFAMVEAVLVLATLAQRFHVDLGPGEVAPRTGLTLQPGSPMPALLRNVERDISGPRHTSTQE, encoded by the coding sequence ATGACGGCGGAGAGCGCACGGCCCGGACCGGATCCGGTCGTGCCCGGTCCGCGACGGCTGCCGGGCCTCGGCAATCTGCCGGCCTTCGCCCGCGATCCGCTCGGCTTCTTCGTACGGCTGCGCGACCGCGGAGACCTGGTGGAGTGGCGGCTCGGCCCGCAGCGAGCACTGTTCGTGTCGCGTCCGGAGCACATCGGCGAGCTCCTGAAGGGCGTCGAGACGGTCTTCCGCCACCCGGAGCTCGGCTGGGCGTTCAAGCTGCTCCTCGGGGACGGCGTGGTGACGTCCGAGGGGCCCGCGTGGCGCCGGAAGCGCGCACTGGTGCAGCCCGCGGTCCGTCCCCGTCAGGTGCGGTCGTACGCCCGGACGATGGCCGACTGCGCCGCCCGGCTGGCGGACGCCTGGCAGCCGGGGCAACGCGTCGACGTACGCCGCGAAATGCTGGCGCTCACTCAGCGCATCGCCGTGCGGACGCTCTTCGGCGCGGAGACCACGGGCAGGGAGCGGGTGATCGGCTCGGCCATGGAGGTGGCCCAGCGGGCGATCGGCGCCGAGTTCCGGGGGCTCACGCTGTTCCTGCCGACCCGGGTCGCGACTCCCGGTCGCCGCGCTCTGCACAGGGCCGTCGAGGTGATCGACGCCGAGGTGGGCCGGGTGACCGAGGAGCGGCGGCGCGGCGGTGAGGAGGATCGGGACGACCTCCTGAGCCGGCTGCTGGCGGCGCGTGACGAGAAGGGCCGTCCCCTGTCGGACAGGGAGGTGCGCGACGAGGCGGTGACGCTCTACATCGGCGGGCACGAGACGACCGGGACGACGCTGGCCTGGGCCTGGTACCTGCTCTCGCGCAATCCCGGGGCGCGGGCCCGGCTGAGCCGGGAGCTGGCGGAGGTCCTGGGGGGCCGAACACCCGGGTTCGACGATCTGCGCCTGCTGCCGTACACCGAGCAGGTGGTGAAGGAGACCCTGCGGCTGTACCCGCCGGTGTGGCTGATGACGGGCATCGCGAAGGAGGGCTCGGCGCTGGGCGGACTGCCGCTGCCCGAGGGCACGGTGGTCTGGTCCTCCCAGTGGAGCGCGCACCGGGATCCCCGCTGGTTCCCGGAGCCGGGGGCGTTCCGGCCGGAACGGTGGGGGGCGGACGCGGAGCCGGCGGTGCCGGACCACGCCTGGTTCCCCTTCGGGGGCGGCGCACGGGCCTGCCTGGGCGCGCGGTTCGCGATGGTGGAGGCGGTACTGGTACTGGCCACCCTGGCGCAGCGGTTCCATGTCGATCTCGGTCCCGGCGAGGTGGCACCGCGTACGGGACTGACGCTGCAACCCGGTTCTCCGATGCCGGCACTGCTGCGGAACGTCGAACGGGACATCTCCGGGCCACGCCACACGAGCACTCAGGAGTAA
- a CDS encoding amino acid ABC transporter permease has protein sequence MTSRLTRRQRRRVSQGIQYAVFVAAVVLVAVLADWGRLRNQFAQKDLASELFPDIITIALRNTVVYTLSGFAFGLVLGMVVALMRLSSVAPYRWVASVYIELFRGLPALLIFIFVGVAVPLAFPGTEIPGGVYGKVALGLGLVAAAYMAETIRAGIQAVPRGQMEAARSLGFSHARAMVSVVVPQAFRIVIPPLTNELVLLFKDSSLVLFLGVTLSERELTKFGRDLASQTANSTPILVAGLCYLLVTVPLGLVVRRLEARTEKAR, from the coding sequence ATGACCTCGCGACTGACCAGGCGACAGCGCCGCCGGGTGTCGCAGGGAATCCAGTACGCGGTGTTCGTCGCCGCTGTGGTCCTGGTCGCCGTGCTGGCCGACTGGGGGCGGCTGCGGAACCAGTTCGCACAGAAGGACCTCGCGAGCGAGCTGTTCCCCGACATCATCACCATCGCGCTGCGCAACACGGTCGTGTACACGCTGTCGGGCTTCGCCTTCGGTCTGGTGCTGGGCATGGTCGTGGCGTTGATGCGGCTGTCGTCGGTGGCGCCGTACCGTTGGGTGGCGAGCGTCTACATCGAGCTGTTCCGCGGTCTGCCCGCTCTGCTGATCTTCATCTTCGTGGGGGTCGCGGTGCCGCTGGCCTTCCCGGGGACGGAGATCCCCGGCGGGGTGTACGGCAAGGTCGCGCTCGGTCTCGGGCTGGTGGCCGCCGCGTACATGGCGGAGACGATCAGGGCCGGGATCCAGGCCGTGCCCAGGGGGCAGATGGAGGCGGCGCGTTCGCTCGGGTTCTCCCATGCGCGGGCCATGGTGTCGGTGGTCGTCCCGCAGGCCTTCCGGATCGTGATCCCGCCCCTGACCAACGAGTTGGTGCTGCTGTTCAAGGACTCCTCGCTGGTGCTGTTCCTCGGTGTGACGCTGAGCGAGCGGGAACTGACCAAGTTCGGACGGGACCTGGCCAGCCAGACCGCCAACTCGACGCCGATCCTGGTCGCCGGGCTGTGCTACCTGCTGGTGACGGTCCCGCTGGGTCTGGTCGTGCGCCGGCTGGAAGCCCGAACCGAGAAGGCCAGGTGA
- a CDS encoding amino acid ABC transporter ATP-binding protein, giving the protein MAENEIEIRGLRKSFGDNEVLRGIDMDVARGEVVCVIGPSGSGKSTLLRCVNLLEEPSAGRVFVGGTEVTDLDVDIDAVRRRIGMVFQQFNLFPHVTVTENLTLPQRRVLKRDKARAASVARENLERVGLSDKADAYPAQLSGGQQQRVAIARALAMSPEVMLFDEPTSALDPELVGEVLAVMRMLAAEGMTMMVVTHEMSFAREVADRVVFMDEGAIVEQGPPEQVVGSPRHERTRNFLDRILDPAAAEEPGGAAGFGNSGSHPGPGPGKEPGGRRT; this is encoded by the coding sequence ATGGCGGAGAACGAGATCGAGATCCGCGGACTGCGCAAGTCGTTCGGGGACAACGAGGTGCTGCGGGGCATCGACATGGACGTGGCCCGTGGCGAAGTGGTGTGCGTCATCGGCCCGTCGGGCTCGGGCAAGTCGACGCTGCTGCGGTGTGTGAACCTGCTGGAGGAACCGAGCGCGGGCCGGGTCTTCGTGGGCGGCACGGAGGTCACGGACCTCGACGTCGACATCGACGCGGTGCGGCGGCGGATCGGCATGGTGTTCCAGCAGTTCAACCTCTTCCCGCACGTGACGGTGACCGAGAACCTCACCCTCCCGCAGCGGCGGGTTCTGAAGCGCGACAAGGCGCGGGCCGCCTCTGTGGCCCGGGAGAACCTGGAGCGCGTGGGTCTGTCGGACAAGGCGGACGCGTATCCGGCGCAGCTGTCCGGCGGGCAGCAGCAGCGCGTGGCGATCGCACGGGCCCTGGCGATGAGCCCGGAGGTGATGCTCTTCGACGAGCCGACGTCGGCGCTGGACCCGGAGCTCGTCGGGGAGGTCCTCGCGGTCATGCGGATGCTCGCGGCGGAGGGCATGACCATGATGGTGGTCACCCATGAGATGAGCTTCGCCCGGGAGGTCGCCGACCGGGTCGTGTTCATGGACGAGGGGGCGATCGTCGAACAGGGCCCGCCGGAACAGGTGGTGGGCTCTCCGCGCCACGAGCGGACGCGCAACTTCCTCGATCGCATCCTGGACCCCGCCGCCGCGGAGGAGCCCGGTGGCGCGGCCGGGTTCGGGAACTCCGGCTCCCACCCCGGCCCCGGCCCCGGCAAGGAACCCGGCGGACGGAGAACCTGA